In a genomic window of Microterricola viridarii:
- a CDS encoding ComF family protein yields the protein MASLLPPLPPTLSSALNAALNSSLNSALRTALAEAVAVFAPSECVGCGRPERGLCPGCAAAFAASVPHPAERLGQRVWCGLDYAGPARRALLAFKDAGRTEAARPLAVPLAAAIAAAVAEAPAGAPIELVCVPSDAAALRRRGYHPVGSLLAAAGLRGAPLLAHAASHRDQVGLGRGARRDNLDGALRLRRGTASLAGRRLLLVDDILTTGATAAEAVRALRAAGGTVCGVAVLADTRLRNPPAETRGTFG from the coding sequence ATGGCCTCGCTGCTGCCGCCCCTGCCGCCCACACTGAGCTCGGCCCTGAACGCGGCGCTGAACTCATCGCTGAACTCGGCACTGCGCACCGCGCTCGCCGAGGCTGTCGCCGTCTTCGCCCCGAGCGAGTGCGTCGGCTGCGGCCGCCCGGAGCGGGGGCTCTGCCCCGGCTGTGCCGCCGCCTTCGCGGCATCCGTCCCGCACCCCGCGGAGCGGCTCGGCCAGCGGGTGTGGTGCGGCCTCGACTACGCCGGCCCCGCCCGGCGGGCGCTACTCGCTTTCAAGGACGCCGGGCGCACCGAGGCCGCCCGGCCGCTGGCCGTCCCGCTCGCCGCGGCCATCGCGGCCGCCGTGGCCGAGGCGCCGGCCGGTGCCCCGATCGAGCTGGTCTGCGTGCCATCGGATGCCGCGGCGCTGCGCCGACGCGGCTACCACCCGGTCGGCAGCCTGCTCGCCGCGGCCGGGCTGCGCGGTGCCCCGCTGCTCGCCCACGCCGCCTCGCACCGCGACCAGGTCGGCCTCGGCCGCGGCGCCCGCCGCGACAACCTGGACGGGGCGCTGCGGCTGCGCCGGGGCACGGCCTCCCTGGCCGGGCGCCGCCTGCTCCTGGTGGACGACATCCTCACCACGGGGGCCACCGCGGCCGAGGCCGTGCGCGCCCTGCGGGCCGCGGGCGGCACCGTCTGCGGCGTCGCGGTGCTGGCCGACACCCGCCTGCGCAACCCTCCGGCCGAGACTCGTGGCACCTTCGGATGA
- the hpf gene encoding ribosome hibernation-promoting factor, HPF/YfiA family produces the protein MEINIVGRNLGITDRFRDYATEKAEKVANLAEKAQVLEIKVSRQSQANGSVRSDRVELTLIGKGPLVRAEAEGSDKYAAFDVALGRLLERVRRAKDRRKVHRGNHRPISLREASTGGFEAVHIEPADAEVLEQVRTGSVPVVGEAGGEGDEQDYTPVVIRRKLFASIPMSIDDALYNMELVGHDFYLFHDIETDRPSVVYRRKGWDYGVIGLGDAELEAVSA, from the coding sequence ATGGAAATTAACATCGTCGGACGCAACCTGGGAATCACCGATCGTTTTCGGGACTACGCAACAGAGAAGGCCGAGAAGGTCGCAAATCTGGCCGAGAAGGCACAGGTACTCGAGATCAAGGTAAGCCGCCAGAGCCAGGCCAACGGCTCCGTGCGCAGTGACCGGGTGGAGCTCACGCTGATCGGCAAGGGACCACTGGTCCGCGCCGAGGCCGAGGGCTCAGACAAGTACGCCGCGTTCGATGTCGCACTCGGCCGATTGTTGGAGCGGGTCCGCCGCGCCAAGGATCGGCGCAAGGTGCATCGTGGCAACCACCGGCCGATCTCGCTGCGCGAGGCCAGCACGGGAGGTTTCGAGGCCGTGCACATCGAGCCGGCCGACGCCGAGGTGCTGGAGCAGGTGCGAACGGGCTCTGTTCCCGTTGTGGGCGAGGCAGGCGGCGAGGGGGACGAGCAGGACTACACGCCCGTCGTCATCCGGCGCAAGCTCTTCGCCTCCATCCCCATGTCGATCGACGACGCCCTCTACAACATGGAACTGGTCGGGCACGACTTCTACCTGTTCCACGACATCGAGACCGACCGCCCGAGCGTCGTCTACCGGCGCAAGGGCTGGGACTACGGCGTGATCGGGCTCGGAGACGCCGAGTTGGAGGCCGTCTCCGCCTGA
- the secA gene encoding preprotein translocase subunit SecA, translated as MASILEKVLRVGEGRTLKRLENYAKAINALEDDFTHLSDEELKHETVELRERYSNGESLDDLLPEAFAAVREASRRTLGLRHFDVQLMGGAALHLGNIAEMKTGEGKTLVATTAAYLNAITSRGVHIITVNDFLASYQSELMGRVFRALGMTTGCIVAGQTPEVRREQYASDITYGTNNEFGFDYLRDNMAWQASDMVQRGHYFAIVDEVDSILIDEARTPLIISGPASGEANRWFTEFAQLAKRLVPGTDFEVDEKKRTVGVLEPGIEKVEDYLGIDNLYESANTPLISFLNNAIKANALFKRDKDYVVMNGEVLIVDEHTGRILMGRRYNEGIHQAIEAKEGVAVKAENQTLATVTLQNYFRLYSKLSGMTGTAETEAAEFMSTYKLGVVSIPTNKPMQRIDQPDLVYKNEEAKFGQVVEDIVVRHKAGQPVLVGTTSVEKSEYLSRLLAKKGVRHEVLNAKNHAREAAIVAQAGRLGSVTVATNMAGRGTDVMLGGNAEFLAVAELNAQGLSPVETPEEYELAWDEVFEKVKATVEEEASKVVAAGGLYVLGTERHESRRIDNQLRGRSGRQGDPGESRFYLSLTDDLMRLFNAGAAEALMGRTGVPDDMAIESKVVSRAIRSAQSQVEARNAEIRKNVLKYDDVLNRQREAIYSDRRHILEGDDLHERTQAFLESVIDDVLEQHTSEGSGDDWDFDALWTELKTLYPVGLTIDEVVAEAGNKGRINPEFMRREILSDAKLAYKKREESLGAPAMRELERRVVLSVIDRRWREHLYEMDYLKDGIGLRAMAQRDPLVEYQREGYAMFQQMMGQIREETVGFLFNLEVEVTQGQGEVAGPRVAAKGLSRSEAPVEKLSYTAPSDSGGVEVRNQRGQIQQAATDRARRQVAASQTEPDAAEAAAEAPAGRGAFGQSTGGAAPSNRAERRAQGKK; from the coding sequence GTGGCCTCAATTCTGGAAAAAGTCCTTCGCGTCGGTGAGGGGCGCACTCTCAAGCGCCTCGAGAACTACGCCAAGGCGATCAACGCGCTTGAAGACGACTTCACGCACCTGAGCGACGAGGAGCTCAAGCACGAGACCGTCGAGCTGCGCGAGCGCTACTCGAACGGCGAGTCCCTGGACGACCTGCTGCCGGAGGCGTTCGCCGCCGTGCGCGAGGCCAGCCGCCGCACCCTCGGCCTGCGCCACTTCGACGTGCAGCTCATGGGCGGCGCTGCCCTGCACCTCGGCAACATCGCCGAGATGAAGACCGGTGAGGGCAAGACTCTGGTCGCGACGACCGCCGCCTACCTCAACGCCATCACCAGCCGCGGCGTGCACATCATCACCGTCAACGACTTCCTGGCCAGCTACCAGTCCGAGCTGATGGGCCGCGTGTTCCGCGCCCTCGGCATGACGACCGGCTGCATCGTCGCCGGCCAGACGCCCGAGGTGCGCCGTGAGCAGTACGCCTCCGACATCACCTACGGCACGAACAACGAGTTCGGCTTCGACTACCTGCGCGACAACATGGCCTGGCAGGCCAGCGACATGGTGCAGCGCGGCCACTACTTCGCCATCGTCGACGAGGTGGACTCGATCCTCATCGACGAGGCCCGCACCCCGCTGATCATCTCCGGCCCGGCATCCGGCGAGGCGAACCGCTGGTTCACCGAATTCGCCCAGCTGGCCAAGCGCCTCGTCCCCGGCACCGACTTCGAGGTGGACGAGAAGAAGCGCACCGTCGGCGTGCTGGAGCCCGGCATCGAGAAGGTCGAGGACTACCTCGGCATCGACAACCTGTACGAGTCGGCCAACACCCCGCTGATCTCCTTCCTGAACAACGCGATCAAGGCCAACGCCCTGTTCAAGCGCGACAAGGACTACGTCGTGATGAACGGCGAGGTGCTCATCGTCGACGAGCACACCGGCCGCATCCTGATGGGCCGCCGCTACAACGAGGGCATCCACCAGGCCATCGAGGCCAAGGAGGGCGTCGCGGTCAAGGCCGAGAACCAGACCCTGGCCACCGTCACGCTGCAGAACTACTTCCGCCTCTACTCCAAGCTCTCCGGCATGACCGGCACCGCCGAGACCGAGGCCGCCGAGTTCATGTCGACCTACAAGCTCGGCGTCGTCTCGATCCCGACCAACAAGCCGATGCAGCGCATCGACCAGCCCGACCTCGTCTACAAGAACGAGGAGGCCAAGTTCGGCCAGGTGGTCGAGGACATCGTGGTACGCCACAAGGCCGGCCAGCCGGTGCTGGTGGGCACGACATCCGTCGAGAAGAGCGAGTACCTCTCGCGCCTGCTCGCCAAGAAGGGTGTCCGCCACGAGGTGCTCAACGCCAAGAACCACGCCCGCGAGGCAGCCATCGTCGCCCAGGCCGGGCGCCTCGGCTCCGTCACTGTCGCCACCAACATGGCCGGCCGTGGAACCGACGTGATGCTCGGCGGCAACGCCGAGTTCCTCGCCGTCGCCGAGCTGAACGCGCAGGGCCTCAGCCCCGTCGAGACGCCAGAGGAGTACGAGCTGGCCTGGGACGAGGTCTTCGAGAAGGTCAAGGCCACCGTCGAGGAGGAGGCCAGCAAGGTCGTCGCGGCCGGCGGCCTCTACGTGCTCGGCACGGAGCGGCACGAGTCGCGCCGCATCGACAACCAGCTGCGCGGTCGTTCCGGCCGTCAGGGCGACCCGGGCGAGAGCCGCTTCTACCTCTCGCTGACCGATGACCTGATGCGCCTGTTCAACGCCGGCGCCGCCGAGGCCCTGATGGGGCGCACCGGCGTGCCGGACGACATGGCCATCGAGTCGAAGGTCGTCAGCCGCGCCATCCGCAGCGCGCAGTCGCAGGTGGAGGCGCGCAACGCCGAGATCCGCAAGAACGTGCTCAAGTACGACGACGTGCTGAACCGCCAGCGCGAGGCCATCTACAGCGACCGCCGCCACATCCTCGAGGGCGACGACCTGCACGAGCGCACGCAGGCGTTCCTGGAGAGCGTGATCGACGACGTGCTCGAGCAGCACACCAGCGAGGGCTCCGGCGACGACTGGGACTTCGACGCCCTGTGGACCGAGCTGAAGACCCTCTACCCGGTGGGGCTCACCATCGACGAGGTCGTCGCGGAGGCGGGCAACAAGGGGCGAATCAACCCCGAGTTCATGCGCCGCGAGATCCTCTCCGACGCCAAGCTGGCCTACAAGAAGCGCGAGGAGTCGCTCGGCGCCCCCGCCATGCGCGAGCTCGAGCGCCGCGTCGTGCTCTCGGTGATCGACCGCCGCTGGCGCGAGCACCTCTACGAGATGGACTACCTCAAGGACGGCATCGGACTGCGCGCCATGGCGCAGCGCGACCCGCTGGTCGAGTACCAGCGCGAGGGCTACGCCATGTTCCAGCAGATGATGGGCCAGATCCGCGAGGAGACCGTCGGCTTCCTGTTCAACCTCGAGGTCGAGGTGACGCAGGGCCAGGGCGAGGTCGCAGGGCCGCGCGTCGCGGCCAAGGGGCTCTCCCGCTCCGAGGCGCCGGTCGAGAAGCTCAGCTACACGGCTCCGAGCGACTCCGGCGGAGTCGAGGTGCGCAACCAGCGCGGCCAGATCCAGCAGGCGGCGACCGACCGCGCCCGCCGTCAGGTGGCCGCGAGCCAGACCGAGCCGGATGCCGCAGAGGCCGCCGCCGAGGCGCCGGCCGGCCGCGGTGCCTTCGGTCAGAGCACCGGCGGTGCCGCCCCGTCCAACCGTGCCGAGCGTCGCGCCCAGGGCAAGAAGTAA
- a CDS encoding DUF2871 domain-containing protein translates to MRRLFYAAFASMLLGVASGLFYREFTKGNDFTGDTQLALVHTHLLALGMTVFLILLALEKLFAVAESPLFGWFFWVYSAGILVTTGAMTAQGILAVLGREHSAAIAGIAGLGHIALLVGLVLYFVALRPKVLAARPAVAATGSATAEPATTEAVATGR, encoded by the coding sequence ATGAGAAGACTGTTCTACGCCGCGTTCGCCTCGATGCTGCTCGGCGTCGCGTCCGGGTTGTTCTACCGCGAGTTCACGAAGGGCAACGACTTCACCGGAGACACCCAGCTCGCCCTCGTACACACCCACCTGCTCGCGCTCGGCATGACCGTCTTCCTCATCCTGCTGGCGTTGGAGAAGCTCTTCGCCGTCGCGGAGAGCCCGCTGTTCGGCTGGTTCTTCTGGGTCTACTCCGCCGGCATCCTCGTCACGACCGGCGCGATGACCGCCCAGGGCATCCTCGCCGTGCTCGGCCGGGAGCACAGCGCGGCCATCGCCGGCATCGCGGGCCTCGGCCACATCGCGCTGCTGGTCGGCCTGGTGCTCTACTTCGTCGCGCTGCGCCCGAAGGTGCTGGCCGCGCGCCCGGCCGTCGCCGCGACGGGGTCTGCCACCGCGGAGCCTGCCACGACGGAAGCTGTCGCTACAGGACGCTGA
- a CDS encoding Rv3235 family protein, with translation MPSELHRPAQAEAPADDAFARQRTGRAALPDPEPLLVNLTRSVLEILSGERDLEQIARWVTDEVYASLTTRVTIAARARAVKKIPVQRQSHHIARVIVSEPRDGAVEAVVIVHSRARSRAVAIRLEGLDQRWRASAISVL, from the coding sequence ATGCCCAGTGAACTGCACCGACCGGCCCAAGCCGAGGCTCCAGCCGATGACGCCTTCGCCAGACAGCGGACGGGGCGCGCGGCACTGCCGGACCCGGAGCCGCTCCTGGTCAACCTGACGAGGAGCGTGCTGGAGATCCTTTCCGGCGAGCGCGACCTGGAGCAGATCGCCCGCTGGGTCACCGACGAGGTGTACGCCTCGCTGACGACCCGGGTGACCATCGCGGCCAGGGCGCGCGCCGTGAAGAAGATCCCGGTGCAACGGCAGAGCCATCACATCGCCCGCGTGATCGTCAGCGAGCCGCGCGACGGGGCGGTGGAGGCCGTCGTCATCGTGCACAGCCGGGCTCGCAGCCGGGCCGTGGCGATCCGGCTCGAGGGCCTGGATCAGCGCTGGCGGGCCAGCGCGATCAGCGTCCTGTAG
- a CDS encoding helix-turn-helix domain-containing protein has protein sequence MPAAAPDDALGRFVTLGDTAEILKISVDEALALVRSGELPAIRVGRAADTSGGASRWRVERTVLEAYIEGKYEETRRMGLWNQAEFANIPELSGGTIVRGPGTPPAADATDED, from the coding sequence ATGCCCGCTGCCGCCCCCGACGACGCCCTCGGTCGCTTCGTGACCCTGGGCGACACCGCCGAGATCCTGAAGATCAGCGTCGACGAGGCGCTGGCGCTCGTCCGCTCCGGCGAGCTGCCGGCGATCCGGGTCGGCCGGGCGGCAGACACGAGCGGCGGGGCGAGCAGGTGGCGGGTGGAGCGCACGGTGCTGGAGGCCTACATCGAGGGCAAGTACGAGGAGACCCGGCGGATGGGGCTCTGGAACCAGGCCGAGTTCGCGAACATCCCCGAACTCTCCGGCGGCACCATCGTGCGCGGCCCGGGCACGCCGCCCGCCGCCGATGCCACCGACGAGGACTGA
- a CDS encoding SAF domain-containing protein, protein MGQVEGEAVRGSKRPFWVDPRFAVGIVLVAGSIVGVSAIVAGVDDTAEVYAARGMLPAGTTITAAQLEAAPVRLGAVAERYLAVGELPEEGLVLTRAVAAGELIPASALSRQSEAGQTGVVVALSGDIAAAVAPGAPVDLWAAEQLEHGRFGPPAVILSAAEVVRVIDGGGILGGQGRSVELRLPTAKVAAVLQAIANGDALSLVPASMAQAGE, encoded by the coding sequence ATGGGGCAGGTCGAGGGTGAGGCCGTGCGGGGGTCCAAGCGGCCGTTCTGGGTCGACCCGCGTTTCGCGGTCGGCATCGTGCTCGTCGCCGGCTCGATCGTCGGCGTCTCCGCCATCGTGGCCGGCGTCGACGACACCGCCGAGGTCTACGCGGCCCGCGGCATGCTCCCGGCCGGCACGACGATCACCGCCGCGCAGCTGGAGGCGGCCCCGGTGCGCCTGGGCGCGGTCGCGGAGCGCTATCTCGCGGTCGGCGAGCTGCCGGAGGAGGGCCTCGTGCTCACCCGTGCCGTGGCCGCCGGGGAGCTGATCCCGGCCTCCGCCCTCAGCCGGCAGTCGGAGGCCGGTCAGACAGGGGTCGTGGTCGCGCTCTCCGGCGACATCGCCGCCGCGGTCGCGCCCGGAGCGCCCGTCGACCTCTGGGCGGCGGAACAGCTCGAGCACGGCCGCTTCGGGCCGCCGGCCGTCATCCTCTCCGCCGCCGAGGTGGTGCGCGTGATCGACGGCGGGGGCATCCTGGGCGGGCAGGGGCGCTCGGTCGAGCTGCGATTGCCGACCGCCAAGGTCGCCGCCGTGCTGCAGGCGATCGCCAACGGGGACGCGCTCTCGCTGGTGCCGGCCAGCATGGCGCAGGCGGGGGAGTAG